A section of the Microbulbifer pacificus genome encodes:
- the rpoZ gene encoding DNA-directed RNA polymerase subunit omega produces MARITVEDCLDHVDNRFELVIVGSKRARQIATGGRDPFVPEENDKPTVIALREIEEGFVDASILDEPEDEPVRRAAPAPVFLSEQDL; encoded by the coding sequence ATGGCACGTATTACCGTTGAAGATTGCCTCGACCACGTAGACAACCGCTTTGAGCTGGTGATTGTGGGCAGCAAGCGCGCCCGTCAGATCGCCACCGGTGGCCGCGACCCCTTTGTGCCGGAAGAAAATGACAAGCCCACCGTGATCGCCCTGCGCGAAATCGAAGAGGGCTTCGTGGACGCCAGCATCCTCGACGAGCCGGAAGACGAGCCTGTGCGCCGCGCTGCGCCGGCGCCGGTATTCCTGTCCGAGCAGGACCTGTAA